Proteins encoded within one genomic window of Lagenorhynchus albirostris chromosome 9, mLagAlb1.1, whole genome shotgun sequence:
- the C9H11orf42 gene encoding uncharacterized protein C11orf42 homolog, with protein MLVGTPHLLTLDEADATWTLIKDKVTEERFGPNVVAVPFLSDAACFDLLGVLVKQSRPVHSRLALPGRQGRRALQPVGPLPNLLEQAGSEGAFAHCTREYSPNGRAETAYEEMRLLDGQPCRIRLHMGGLRKKVAFLLLPPGQVSLQQTLPWLRSTHSIYVIYQVFSCSWLQLGLLPTARKPQLLWLQRSLPIAFSCLKFSLQPKGVLGPQKPLIKDPLPHGASWVRPDLSIMPPPAPMSAPADVPEAADVLSPGPAPPSPPPQEGPEGRPPRFSYKGRNPFRRGPQMLSENWLFSPRSPAPGAQGGGPGDPERHSMSLPLLQGLSSEFDSDDE; from the exons ATGTTGGTTGGTACCCCTCACCTGCTGACACTGGATGAAGCTGATGCTACCTGGACcctcatcaaagataag GTTACAGAGGAGCGCTTTGGGCCCAATGTAGTGGCAGTACCTTTCCTGTCGGATGCAGCCTGCTTTGACCTACTGGGTGTGCTAGTGAAACAGTCCCGCCCAGTCCACAGCCGCCTGGCTCTGCCAGGTCGGCAGGGCCGGCGGGCACTACAACCAGTGGGGCCACTACCGAACCTCCTGGAGCAGGCAGGCTCTGAAGGTGCCTTTGCCCACTGCACTAGAGAATACTCACCAAATGGCCGGGCAGAGACAGCCTATGAAGAAATGCGACTGTTGGATGGGCAGCCCTGCCGGATCCGCTTACATATGGGTGGCCTGCGCAAGAAGGTGGCcttcctgctgctgccaccaggGCAGGTGAGCTTACAGCAGACTCTTCCCTGGCTCCGAAGCACCCACAGCATCTACGTCATCTACCAGGTCTTCTCCTGTTCCTGGCTACAGCTGGGGCTGCTGCCTACAGCCCGGAAGCCCCAACTGCTCTGGTTACAGCGGTCACTGCCTATTGCCTTCTCCTGCCTCAAGTTTTCACTGCAGCCCAAGGGAGTGCTGGGACCACAGAAGCCCCTGATCAAAGACCCACTGCCCCATGGGGCCAGTTGGGTCAGACCTGACCTCAGCATCATGCCACCTCCAGCCCCCATGTCAGCCCCTGCTGATGTCCCCGAAGCTGCTGATGTGCTCTCACCTGGCCCagccccaccatcaccacctccccAGGAAGGGCCAGAGGGCAGACCACCCAGATTCTCCTACAAGGGCCGAAACCCCTTCCGAAGGGGGCCCCAGATGCTGTCAG AGAACTGGCTCTTCAGCCCCCGAAGCCCCGCACCAGGAGCCCAGGGTGGGGGCCCTGGGGACCCCGAGCGGCACTCCATGTCCCTGCCCCTGCTGCAGGGTCTGTCCTCGGAGTTCGACAGCGACGACGAATGA